Proteins co-encoded in one Uloborus diversus isolate 005 chromosome 9, Udiv.v.3.1, whole genome shotgun sequence genomic window:
- the LOC129229598 gene encoding uncharacterized protein LOC129229598 isoform X2: MSVVKDTRYLVVEFPKGPKETTPAVETVPASWVNEQELISKWPNGKPNEVSKAINEMYTPQSTWSSYRLSRILYRCDNLLTAKQRAKDAELNSVSESSHSDELRHKRRKRRGNPRYLSDESSSTDETSVVDDPSKPSFYDTTPAIPNFLYFKRKNQGSAGLSSSSLHFDDTEMSPTHFSQSSATSPSIISAGKANMSRNSPVSVAATPNKAPLDTSQHMMPMPSSQHRPVPEKSNSTSYQETVLQTLANISYTLERIQKRLSRIELQSTVFRDGKENRCPELPEGVQLPIASMEASYLSFRIGQNNVVDRLLTFLLSDIFSTQLNWAGRNGKRAVKKTKFVEFIKYTVEKNLKIADEVVEAKIKSWLKHSSDRLKRERNKN, translated from the exons ATGTCAGTCGTAAAAG ATACAAGATATTTGGTAGTTGAGTTCCCTAAAGGGCCTAAGGAAACAACGCCCGCAGTGGAAACCGTTCCAGCAAGCTGGGTTAACGAACAGGAATTGATATCTAAATGGCCTAATGGGAAACCTAACGAAGTATCCAAAGCCATTAACGAGATGTATACCCCTCAGAGTACATGGAGCTCTTATAGATTGTCAAGAATTCTGTATAGATGTg ATAATTTATTAACAGCAAAACAAAGAGCAAAAGATGCTGAATTAAATTCAGTAAGCGAATCAAGCCATTCGGATGAGCTTCGacataaaagaagaaaaaggaggGGAAATCCTAGATACTTAAGTGATGAAA GCTCTAGCACAGATGAAACATCGGTAGTGGATGATCCTTCAAAACCATCCTTTTACGATACCACCCCTGCAATCCCCAACTTCCTTTATTTTAAGCGTAAAAATCAAG GATCGGCAGGATTATCAAGTTCCAGCCTGCACTTTGATGATACTGAGATGAGCCCAACTCATTTTTCTC agtcaAGTGCAACATCTCCCAGTATAATAAGTGCAGGAAAAGCAAATATGTCAAGGAATTCACCTGTTTCAG tCGCGGCAACGCCTAACAAAGCACCCCTGGATACCAGTCAACATATGATGCCTATGCCTTCCAGTCAACATAGGCCTGTGCCTGAAAAATCTAATAGCACCT CATATCAGGAAACTGTTCTTCAAACCCTTGCCAACATCTCATATACTCTTGAAAGGATACAGAAACGACTGAGTAGGATAGAACTGCAAAGTACTGTATTCAGAGATGGAAAAGAAAACAGGTGCCCGGAATTGCCAGAGGGTGTGCAGTTACCTATAGCAAGTATGGAg gCTTCATACTTATCCTTCAGAATTGGGCAGAACAATGTTGTAGATAGGCTACTGACATTTCTCCTTAGTGATATTTTCTCAACTCAGCTTAATTGGGCTGGTCGCAATGGGAAAAGAGCCGTAAAAAAAACCAAATTTGTGGAATTCATTAAGT ATACTGTTGAAAAAAACTTGAAGATTGCGGATGAAGTGGTAGAGGCAAAAATTAAGTCCTGGTTGAAACATTCCTCGGATCGActgaagagagagagaaataagaACTAA
- the LOC129229598 gene encoding uncharacterized protein LOC129229598 isoform X1: MSVVKDTRYLVVEFPKGPKETTPAVETVPASWVNEQELISKWPNGKPNEVSKAINEMYTPQSTWSSYRLSRILYRCDNLLTAKQRAKDAELNSVSESSHSDELRHKRRKRRGNPRYLSDESSSTDETSVVDDPSKPSFYDTTPAIPNFLYFKRKNQGSAGLSSSSLHFDDTEMSPTHFSQSSATSPSIISAGKANMSRNSPVSVAATPNKAPLDTSQHMMPMPSSQHRPVPEKSNSTSYQETVLQTLANISYTLERIQKRLSRIELQSTVFRDGKENRCPELPEGVQLPIASMEVFNNFLLALDNDALFVSLASYLSFRIGQNNVVDRLLTFLLSDIFSTQLNWAGRNGKRAVKKTKFVEFIKYTVEKNLKIADEVVEAKIKSWLKHSSDRLKRERNKN; the protein is encoded by the exons ATGTCAGTCGTAAAAG ATACAAGATATTTGGTAGTTGAGTTCCCTAAAGGGCCTAAGGAAACAACGCCCGCAGTGGAAACCGTTCCAGCAAGCTGGGTTAACGAACAGGAATTGATATCTAAATGGCCTAATGGGAAACCTAACGAAGTATCCAAAGCCATTAACGAGATGTATACCCCTCAGAGTACATGGAGCTCTTATAGATTGTCAAGAATTCTGTATAGATGTg ATAATTTATTAACAGCAAAACAAAGAGCAAAAGATGCTGAATTAAATTCAGTAAGCGAATCAAGCCATTCGGATGAGCTTCGacataaaagaagaaaaaggaggGGAAATCCTAGATACTTAAGTGATGAAA GCTCTAGCACAGATGAAACATCGGTAGTGGATGATCCTTCAAAACCATCCTTTTACGATACCACCCCTGCAATCCCCAACTTCCTTTATTTTAAGCGTAAAAATCAAG GATCGGCAGGATTATCAAGTTCCAGCCTGCACTTTGATGATACTGAGATGAGCCCAACTCATTTTTCTC agtcaAGTGCAACATCTCCCAGTATAATAAGTGCAGGAAAAGCAAATATGTCAAGGAATTCACCTGTTTCAG tCGCGGCAACGCCTAACAAAGCACCCCTGGATACCAGTCAACATATGATGCCTATGCCTTCCAGTCAACATAGGCCTGTGCCTGAAAAATCTAATAGCACCT CATATCAGGAAACTGTTCTTCAAACCCTTGCCAACATCTCATATACTCTTGAAAGGATACAGAAACGACTGAGTAGGATAGAACTGCAAAGTACTGTATTCAGAGATGGAAAAGAAAACAGGTGCCCGGAATTGCCAGAGGGTGTGCAGTTACCTATAGCAAGTATGGAggtatttaataactttctgcttgCTTTGGACAATGATGCCCTTTTTGTATCTCTG gCTTCATACTTATCCTTCAGAATTGGGCAGAACAATGTTGTAGATAGGCTACTGACATTTCTCCTTAGTGATATTTTCTCAACTCAGCTTAATTGGGCTGGTCGCAATGGGAAAAGAGCCGTAAAAAAAACCAAATTTGTGGAATTCATTAAGT ATACTGTTGAAAAAAACTTGAAGATTGCGGATGAAGTGGTAGAGGCAAAAATTAAGTCCTGGTTGAAACATTCCTCGGATCGActgaagagagagagaaataagaACTAA